A DNA window from Trypanosoma brucei brucei TREU927 chromosome 11 chr11_scaffold01 genomic scaffold, whole genome shotgun sequence contains the following coding sequences:
- a CDS encoding tubulin-binding cofactor A, which translates to MSTSEGNAANRFAGRVKQAEDPFVKALRIKVNGLKRNMKDLEFAKKEVVCETARLESIRDTNPDRVKQQENVIAEAQMMIPHSENRVRAAIKDLQDFLDTHENDAEEGELMQDARTTLESAQLTLSKQ; encoded by the coding sequence ATGTCGACAAGTGAGGGCAATGCTGCTAATCGCTTTGCTGGTCGAGTAAAGCAGGCTGAAGATCCTTTTGTAAAGGCTCTGAGAATCAAAGTCAATGGACTCAAACGTAACATGAAGGACCTGGAGTTTGCAAAGAAGGAGGTTGTGTGCGAAACAGCACGCCTAGAATCAATCAGGGATACCAACCCGGATCgagtaaaacaacaagagaaTGTCATAGCTGAGGCACAAATGATGATTCCCCACTCTGAAAACAGAGTGAGGGCCGCTATAAAAGACCTGCAAGATTTTTTGGACACCCACGAAAACGACGCGGAAGAAGGGGAGTTAATGCAAGATGCCCGTACAACTTTAGAAAGTGCACAGCTAACTTTGTCTAAACAATAA
- a CDS encoding ubiquitin carboxyl-terminal hydrolase, putative: MRSGGFASEAPSGDTTTADEGSDVAPHASGCVQYDMDGMPAFKGSVCPKSPIQDPLVNPLDGYVEALVKRLGEALDPLGLAGALLRSSHVVTTFKEGVAVFDLPWVALLRDASEKAFSSVDPALEELVSRDTFPAADNGASLNNARGNLVCGMTELAGVLRRCYSALGAAPLCSFDDVHERLLSISRRFVGDIGSSRGPFSTAQVPLSMEELKALLLQDVNRWGLSTFPYLVFAVSSRHPLQLVWNDATVDKAELAFHVYYMVARINRWEEETGSGRGILFPVEWMDELLRWLTDRDEVPLLPLRCPSQSLTPVSQMDYSPVPCAPGPFDISRVLRVTAEDPSKHMVQYDDGGVDVIPEDLFDYLWSLFGGGAKYIVMGKFRNKSKIMELLKPKRVSIAVTFEGSDREGQLRVDSLLLDDVLPRASLSEVSRRAIGELLDKHQYGWENGMELFGLTRPDNVIEMCVTHVHGKELQASRLVEVVDGKTVEDLLGDFRSSTEVVTDHCGPVLRVSLLVRHPAGLTSPAGPGFCGLTNVGNTCYMNSALQCLLSLGAVCRLLFSLRLSEYANLSITREFVNLLRDMLAGRRVAKTLPLKTAIGSVERRFNTYEQQDAVEFIEVLLDRIHEEMNHVYGKRYRERLDTDKDIPKSKLANCFWEDAKANNQSFVPQLFSHQSVHFFVCCNCKGTSTVFDNGSTLVATIAPPTRRVFDVDVLLPGELVRRVQVKVACGSDDRVRASDIEKEIWERLHSTNTDFFSSMATSVGCPEAQAPLKGKGQDNKQSLGDYRAVLCADSHTCFSDGGHVLHAAVLWRGAGLGAGEKRVLPTGPSLANRNSTEEFAEAQPMCNEFQQQREMKDQCVYIWYFLQPQGSSSPRDALLCHVECSSVDALGDRKSSLAYIIERSVNLGDHFLSWKLGCVDQCTSLEQDGGENKHLQRGPKKNLRVWFCSTMGDNGYYLNLEDTGDGRDWIDSGDLPLTLSMDSRVVIQYDDQMMQLSDAIRVTNFHSVGSSPFPGEPTFYSCNGTNKEAVDVHECLKSTFSSDILTGENSLNCSKCGGFCDGRVERRLFRLPPCLIISLKRFKLDIRGVTKDTAFVRFSEELDMKQFMDEESPEKHTKYKLVGVVFHRGGLSYGHYTAARFSKATKQWFCCDDSSVMVRDKGPWAWPAAGDAYILCYEQLVEG, from the coding sequence ATGCGGTCGGGGGGGTTCGCTTCCGAAGCGCCATCAGGTGACACGACCACCGCAGATGAGGGATCAGACGTTGCGCCACATGCCTCCGGTTGTGTTCAGTATGACATGGACGGAATGCCAGCGTTTAAAGGGTCTGTTTGCCCTAAATCACCCATCCAAGATCCTCTAGTGAACCCACTGGACGGGTATGTAGAAGCACTGGTAAAGCGACTCGGGGAAGCTTTGGATCCACTGGGCTTAGCCGGGGCGTTATTGCGCAGCAGCCACGTTGTAACGACCTTCAAGGAAGGTGTGGCTGTATTTGATTTGCCGTGGGTTGCTCTTCTACGCGATGCTTCTGAGAAGGCTTTCTCGTCAGTGGACCCTGCACTGGAGGAACTCGTGAGTAGGGATACATTCCCCGCAGCGGATAACGGGGCCAGCTTGAATAACGCCAGAGGTAACCTTGTTTGTGGCATGACGGAGTTGGCAGGCGTTTTAAGGAGGTGTTATTCTGCCTTGGGGGCGGCTCCCTTGTGCTCTTTCGATGATGTACACGAGCGTCTGCTTTCCATCAGTAGGCGGTTTGTTGGTGACATAGGGTCGAGTCGTGGTCCCTTTTCAACCGCCCAGGTACCGTTAAGCATGGAAGAGCTTAAGGCATTACTTCTTCAAGACGTCAACAGATGGGGGCTAAGCACGTTTCCTTATTTAGTGTTCGCGGTCTCTTCGCGCCACCCTCTGCAGTTGGTCTGGAATGATGCCACGGTCGATAAGGCAGAACTAGCGTTTCATGTTTACTATATGGTAGCTCGAATCAATCGGTGGGAGGAGGAGACTGGATCGGGGAGGGGCATACTCTTTCCCGTTGAATGGATGGACGAACTCCTGCGGTGGCTCACAGATCGCGATGAGGTGCCGTTGTTGCCACTTCGATGCCCATCACAGTCGCTTACACCAGTCTCACAGATGGATTATTCTCCCGTCCCATGTGCTCCAGGTCCTTTTGACATCTCGCGTGTGTTGAGGGTCACTGCTGAGGATCCAAGCAAACATATGGTCCAGTATGATGACGGTGGCGTAGATGTTATCCCTGAAGATCTGTTTGACTACCTGTGGTCGCTGTTTGGTGGAGGGGCAAAATACATAGTGATGGGTAAATTTCGTAACAAGAGTAAGATTATGGAGCTGCTGAAGCCGAAGCGTGTATCCATTGCCGTCACGTTTGAGGGATCCGATCGAGAAGGCCAGCTGAGAGTGGATTCTTTGCTCTTGGATGATGTGTTACCGCGGGCGTCGTTGTCGGAGGTGTCGCGGCGCGCTATAGGTGAATTACTGGATAAACACCAGTACGGGTGGGAGAATGGGATGGAGCTTTTCGGCCTTACGCGCCCGGACAATGTTATTGAGATGTGCGTCACCCACGTTCACGGTAAGGAGCTACAGGCTTCTCGGTTGGTGGAAGTTGTGGATGGAAAGACAGTAGAAGATTTACTTGGTGACTTTCGTAGCTCTACCGAAGTGGTCACTGACCATTGTGGGCCAGTTCTTCGAGTGTCGCTACTTGTTCGCCACCCAGCGGGACTGACATCACCTGCAGGACCTGGTTTTTGTGGCCTAACGAACGTTGGCAACACGTGTTACATGAACAGCGCTCTACAATGTCTGTTAAGTTTAGGGGCCGTGTGCCGTttacttttctcccttcgtCTCTCAGAGTACGCCAATCTATCAATTACACGTGAGTTTGTCAACCTTCTTCGTGATATGCTCGCTGGGAGAAGAGTTGCGAAGACCCTCCCCTTGAAGACGGCCATTGGGTCCGTGGAAAGACGCTTCAATACGTACGAGCAACAGGATGCCGTTGAGTTTATTGAAGTGTTGCTTGACCGCATACATGAGGAAATGAACCACGTGTACGGGAAGCGCTATAGGGAACGCCTAGATACTGACAAGGACATTCCCAAAAGTAAGCTGGCGAATTGCTTTTGGGAGGATGCAAAGGCCAACAACCAAAGCTTTGTTCCACAACTTTTTTCTCATCAGTCAGTTCACTTTTTCGTTTGCTGCAATTGCAaggggacgagtacagtatTTGACAACGGCTCTACGTTAGTTGCCACTATAGCGCCACCAACCCGACGTGTATTTGACGTTGATGTTCTTCTACCGGGAGAGCTTGTGCGTCGAGTGCAGGTGAAGGTGGCCTGCGGTTCCGACGACCGTGTTCGTGCGTCGGATATCGAGAAGGAAATATGGGAACGCCTACACTCTACGAATACggatttcttttcttccatggCTACCTCAGTCGGCTGCCCCGAAGCTCAGGCGCCCCTTAAAGGGAAGGGACAAGACAACAAACAATCACTTGGGGATTATCGGGCTGTTCTATGTGCGGATTCCCACACGTGCTTTTCAGATGGGGGACACGTACTTCACGCCGCAGTCCTTTGGAGGGGTGCAGGGCTTGGGGCGGGGGAAAAGCGTGTTCTTCCGACGGGGCCGTCGCTAGCCAACAGGAACAGTACGGAGGAATTTGCAGAAGCGCAGCCAATGTGCAATGAATTCCAGCAGCAAAGGGAGATGAAAGATCAGTGTGTGTACATCTGGTACTTTCTTCAACCCCAAGGTAGTTCGTCCCCCCGCGATGCACTGCTCTGTCATGTGGAGTGTTCGTCGGTTGATGCTTTGGGTGACAGAAAATCGTCCCTGGCCTACATTATCGAACGAAGTGTCAATTTGGGTGATCACTTTTTGAGCTGGAAACTGGGCTGCGTTGACCAATGTACGTCGCTTGAACAGGATggtggagaaaacaaacatctGCAGCGCGGtccgaaaaaaaatctcAGGGTGTGGTTCTGTTCCACCATGGGGGATAACGGCTACTATCTCAATCTTGAAGACACTGGGGACGGCCGCGACTGGATTGATTCGGGCGATCTGCCACTTACTCTCTCGATGGACTCCCGCGTTGTCATACAGTACGATGATCAAATGATGCAACTTAGTGATGCGATCCGTGTCACGAACTTTCATTCGGTGGGCAGCAGCCCTTTTCCAGGTGAGCCCACATTTTATAGTTGCAATGGAACTAACAAGGAGGCGGTTGACGTTCATGAGTGTCTGAAAAGTACTTTTTCGTCCGACATCCTCACCGGGGAGAATAGTTTAAACTGCAGTAAATGTGGGGGTTTCTGTGATGGGCGCGTGGAAAGACGACTATTCCGTCTTCCACCGTGTCttattatttctctcaaGCGGTTCAAATTAGACATACGTGGAGTAACAAAGGATACTGCGTTTGTAAGGTTTAGCGAAGAACTGGACATGAAACAGTTCATGGACGAGGAATCGCCAGAAAAGCACACAAAGTACAAGTTGGTCGGCGTTGTCTTCCACCGAGGGGGTTTGTCATATGGGCACTACACAGCGGCGAGATTCAGCAAAGCCACCAAACAGTGGTTTTGCTGCGATGATTCTAGTGTGATGGTCAGGGACAAAGGGCCGTGGGCATGGCCCGCTGCAGGAGATGCGTATATTTTGTGCTACGAGCAGTTAGTTGAGGGCTGA
- a CDS encoding nucleoside diphosphate kinase, with product MPSERTFIAVKPDGVQRNLVGEIIKRFENKGYKLVGLKLLQPTEEQAKQHYIDLASKPFYSGLVSYFSSGPIVGMVWEGLGVVKGGRVLLGATNPADSLPGTIRGDFAVDVGRNVCHGSDSVESAKREIAFWFKAEELVSWTSHSVKQIYERA from the coding sequence ATGCCCAGCGAGCGGACCTTCATTGCAGTCAAACCCGATGGCGTGCAGCGTAATCTCGTGGGAGAAATCATCAAGCGCTTCGAGAACAAGGGCTACAAACTTGTTGGTCTCAAACTTCTCCAGCCCACTGAGGAACAAGCCAAGCAGCACTACATTGATCTCGCATCGAAACCCTTCTACAGTGGCCTTGTGTCGTACTTTTCCTCTGGCCCTATCGTCGGTATGGTGTGGGAGGGCCTCGGTGTTGTAAAGGGCGGCCGTGTGCTTTTGGGCGCAACGAACCCCGCAGACTCGCTCCCTGGCACCATTCGTGGTGACTTCGCCGTGGATGTTGGCCGCAATGTGTGCCATGGGTCCGACAGCGTGGAAAGCGCCAAACGCGAAATCGCGTTCTGGTTCAAGGCGGAGGAGCTGGTAAGCTGGACGTCCCACTCCGTCAAGCAAATTTATGAAAGGGCATAA
- a CDS encoding minichromosome maintenance complex subunit (similar to Mcm7 protein PROLIFERA protein. (Swiss-Prot:P43299) (Arabidopsis thaliana;)), giving the protein MADGPTQEQTKKAAFAVAATSKYPNYLADRDLCRRFFEEFRDASGGMKYMDMAARVARRETNVFTVDLDDIQLYGQLYLAQRIQMNVMGYREEVYRVVDEIIPEAYFEEDMIDHLILEAQTAGQHLPPLLTRRYELVVMPLTSFSEPVPLRQLKGGLIGTLVVLRGICIAATAVRPKLSMLVSVCEVCAETTFQQVIGDRLTPLMVCQSQRCRLNNTVGRLLPQYKASKFTKHQELRLQELPQYVPRGAIPRTIRVICEGEQTRIATPGQVVKVVGTYCPDPSTGQGHEAFRASTMVKTLFRALRIELERRSYQEAADDLKIQVDNVKQHPDKEVVIEKLTRSVAPEIWGMEDVKKALLCLLVGGSSIANGIRIRSDTNICLMGDPGVAKSQLLKWIASVAPRSIFTTGKGSSGVGLTAAVTRDTYTGEVMLEGGALVLSDRGICCIDEFDKMDDSDRTALHEVMEQQMVSIAKAGIITSLNARTSILAAANPKYGRWRRNLTPSENVNLPPALLSRFDVLWLLLDESNRERDAELSMHVTYVHLHGVAPGTVSDNGFYGLSSDYFGKDFLQAYVGEAKKIHPIVDSSAAKVISDIYCEMRAQSVRHTNVVTARTLLSIIRLSQACARLRFSDRVVEADVREAGRLLDCSKISLQERVDTGGRRMVTTSDAAIFSTIKELARSRGSIDLAEVRPALMIKGIDESHLQRCLNTYADVGVWEVSGNTVHFSLE; this is encoded by the coding sequence ATGGCGGACGGGCCGACGCAAGAGCAGACCAAAAAGGCGGCATTTGCTGTAGCTGCTACCTCCAAGTATCCCAACTACTTGGCCGATCGTGATTTGTGCAGACGTTTCTTTGAAGAGTTTCGTGATGCGTCTGGCGGGATGAAATACATGGATATGGCGGCTCGGGTAGCCCGTAGGGAGACAAACGTTTTCACTGTTGATCTAGATGACATACAACTTTATGGGCAGTTGTACCTGGCGCAGCGAATCCAAATGAATGTCATGGGGTACCGTGAAGAGGTGTATCGCGTTGTGGATGAGATAATTCCGGAGGCTTATTTCGAAGAAGATATGATTGATCACCTTATTTTAGAGGCGCAGACAGCGGGACAGCATCTTCCTCCATTACTTACGAGACGTTACGAACTGGTTGTGATGCCCTTAACTAGCTTCTCTGAGCCTGTGCCTCTCAGGCAGTTAAAGGGGGGTTTGATAGGCACACTCGTTGTGTTGCGTGGAATTTGTATTGCCGCAACAGCTGTACGCCCCAAGCTATCAATGTTAGTATCTGTCTGCGAGGTGTGTGCTGAGACCACATTTCAGCAAGTTATTGGGGATCGCCTGACCCCGCTAATGGTGTGCCAGTCACAGCGCTGCAGGTTGAACAATACCGTAGGTCGTCTGCTCCCTCAGTATAAGGCAAGTAAGTTCACCAAGCACCAGGAGCTTCGTTTACAGGAACTTCCCCAGTACGTGCCCCGAGGTGCCATTCCTCGTACGATTCGTGTCATTTGTGAGGGTGAGCAGACACGAATAGCAACCCCAGGACAGGTTGTAAAGGTTGTGGGGACGTATTGCCCTGATCCGTCTACTGGGCAAGGCCATGAAGCATTTAGGGCATCAACAATGGTGAAGACTCTATTTCGCGCTCTGCGCATTGAGTTGGAAAGGCGCAGCTATCAGGAGGCTGCAGATGACCTGAAGATTCAGGTAGATAATGTGAAGCAGCATCCCGACAAGGAGGTTGTTATTGAGAAGCTGACGCGAAGCGTGGCACCAGAAATCTGGGGAATGGAGGATGTTAAAAAGGCACTACTCTGTTTGTTGGTTGGGGGAAGTTCCATTGCCAACGGGATTCGCATACGAAGTGACACCAACATATGCTTGATGGGGGATCCCGGGGTCGCCAAAAGTCAGCTTTTGAAATGGATTGCTTCGGTAGCCCCTCGTTCTATTTTTACAACAGGGAAGGGCAGTTCTGGTGTTGGTTTAACGGCGGCTGTGACTAGAGATACTTACACCGGAGAGGTGATGCTTGAGGGTGGCGCATTGGTTCTTTCGGACCGGGGTATTTGCTGTATTGACGAGTTTGACAAAATGGACGATAGCGATCGGACAGCGTTACATGAGGTAATGGAACAACAGATGGTGTCTATAGCTAAAGCTGGGATAATTACTTCGCTCAATGCCCGCACATCTATTTTAGCCGCCGCAAACCCCAAGTATGGACGTTGGCGCCGCAACTTGACACCGAGTGAGAATGTAAATTTACCTCCCGCGCTACTTTCTCGTTTCGATGTCCTTTGGCTTCTGCTTGACGAATCAAACCGGGAACGGGATGCAGAACTTTCGATGCACGTAACCTATGTTCATTTGCACGGTGTGGCACCAGGGACGGTATCCGACAATGGGTTTTACGGTTTGTCAAGTGACTACTTTGGAAAGGATTTCCTGCAGGCATACGTTGGTGAAGCCAAAAAAATTCACCCTATTGTTGACAGCTCTGCAGCAAAGGTTATCAGTGACATTTATTGTGAAATGCGGGCTCAGAGTGTTCGTCACACAAACGTTGTTACCGCGCGGACACTACTCAGCATCATTCGCCTCTCGCAAGCATGCGCGCGACTCCGCTTCTCCGACCGTGTCGTTGAAGCTGATGTACGAGAGGCTGGTCGGCTTTTAGACTGTAGTAAGATTTCGCTACAAGAACGTGTGGATACCGGTGGGCGGCGCATGGTGACAACATCTGATGCTGCAATTTTCTCGACCATTAAGGAATTGGCTCGTTCCAGGGGGTCGATTGATTTGGCTGAGGTGCGACCGGCTCTTATGATAAAAGGTATTGACGAGTCACATTTACAACGCTGTTTGAACACTTACGCGGACGTGGGTGTGTGGGAAGTGAGCGGGAACACTGTTCACTTTTCACTGGAGTGA
- a CDS encoding uncharacterized protein (similar over 65aa to Early endosome antigen 1 (Endosome-associated protein p162). (Swiss-Prot:Q15075) (Homo sapiens;)) yields MAMLRGADRGVTVEMIREAATALMRKVEGGHVDLLPAACMPDAQGDVLSTNVSSGTGLESLSGVYERYLCGGSGHADERCIPREGVDSADGNEWLDLLADISDAEIDAAVANLASERRAQYEEQYRSGNDAGFVLINKGSGCSPSGNVDPTQSGEEVESIRRAGGDCSVHQKADENILYFGGIVELTHSCEWRPDMGGATDGGVYTFDHQKDSAPLEPDFGSNPSTDSTHIAAPVPEITREGLSSSPHIGGDFDSYVRDKVRLQLLVDRVAERAREIATREVLGSVREAVEGRDDRVRRYVKRNEEIRGDLVHLLVLMRQLHRQAIADHAGDPFRVQPWERDESVTSCNACSRSFTHLVRRHHCRRCGLIYCHDCSSFLGKLPDRAGCLESSRNWVRVCEGCYTVCCEHRRYVNSIPPPPPPSCHEREGNSPKDPCLSLPLYCKNGKGTLTDGMPPFYVVLPEESYSPSTTVLSLWANALYKGPHRLFGLAEDGAAALYRISAPKFQELLTSTIGTVKSISGYGAKERWK; encoded by the coding sequence ATGGCGATGTTGCGCGGTGCGGACAGGGGTGTCACCGTGGAGATGATACGAGAGGCTGCCACTGCCCTTATGCGCAAGGTGGAGGGCGGCCATGTGGATTTATTACCGGCTGCTTGTATGCCTGATGCACAGGGAGATGTGTTGAGCACAAACGTGAGTTCAGGAACTGGGCTGGAGAGCTTGAGTGGAGTCTACGAGAGGTATCTATGCGGTGGCTCGGGGCACGCAGACGAAAGATGTATACCTAGAGAGGGTGTTGACTCCGCAGATGGAAACGAATGGTTGGATTTGTTGGCTGATATTAGTGATGCAGAAATTGATGCTGCAGTAGCAAATTTGGCGTCCGAACGGCGCGCACAATATGAGGAACAATATCGAAGTGGAAATGACGCTGGTTTTGTGCTGATAAATAAGGGTTCTGGGTGTTCTCCTTCGGGAAATGTTGACCCCACACAATCTGGGGAGGAAGTAGAAAGCATTAGGCGAGCGGGCGGTGATTGTAGTGTGCATCAAAAAGCTGATGAAAACATCCTTTACTTTGGGGGTATAGTGGAGCTTACGCATTCTTGTGAGTGGAGGCCAGATATGGGAGGCGCGACTGATGGTGGCGTGTACACCTTTGACCATCAAAAGGATAGTGCGCCACTTGAGCCCGACTTCGGCTCGAACCCTTCCACTGACTCCACACATATTGCCGCTCCCGTACCCGAAATCACGCGTGAGGGATTGTCCTCCTCTCCGCATATTGGGGGGGATTTCGATTCGTATGTACGAGACAAGGTGCGTTTGCAGTTGCTGGTAGATCGTGTAGCAGAGAGGGCGAGGGAGATTGCTACAAGGGAGGTACTGGGTAGTGTTCGCGAGGCAGTAGAGGGGCGTGACGACCGAGTTCGACGCTACGTGAAGCGGAATGAGGAGATACGGGGGGATTTGGTGCACTTGCTTGTGTTAATGCGGCAGCTTCACCGCCAGGCTATTGCCGACCACGCTGGCGACCCCTTTCGGGTGCAGCCGTGGGAGCGGGATGAATCAGTTACTTCCTGCAATGCTTGCAGCCGTTCTTTTACACACCTTGTGAGACGTCATCACTGCCGCCGATGTGGCCTTATTTACTGCCACGACTGCTCTTCCTTCTTGGGGAAGCTGCCAGATAGGGCAGGTTGTCTAGAATCATCCAGGAATTGGGTTCGTGTCTGCGAGGGCTGTTACACGGTATGCTGTGAGCACCGCCGTTATGTGAACTCtattccccctcctccaccgCCCTCGTGCCACGAGCGGGAAGGTAACAGCCCTAAAGATCCATGCTTATCGCTACCGTTGTATTGCAAGAACGGCAAAGGGACTCTTACGGATGGAATGCCTCCCTTTTACGTAGTTTTACCCGAGGAAAGCTACTCACCCAGCACAACGGTTTTGTCGCTATGGGCAAACGCGCTCTACAAGGGGCCACACCGGCTTTTTGGGCTGGCTGAGGATGGTGCTGCTGCCTTGTACCGTATTTCTGCACCAAAATTCCAGGAGCTCCTCACAAGCACTATTGGCACTGTGAAGAGTATAAGTGGTTATGGAGCGAAGGAGCGGTGGAAGTAA